One genomic window of Tenacibaculum tangerinum includes the following:
- a CDS encoding alpha-amylase family glycosyl hydrolase, which produces MSDEVMENAIIYEANIRQYSKEGTFEQFTKDIPQLKQLGVKIIWLMPIHPISEAKRKATGGKFVSELPEEEQKKYLGSYYAVSDYTKINPEFGTIEDFRKLVKTAHDNNMYVILDWVPNHTGWDHTWIQTNPEFYTKNAKGEITDPLNEDGTPIGWEDVADLNYDNKELRKAMIKDMSYWIDNEEIDGFRCDVAGYVPTDFWQQAIPQLRAKKDIFLLAEAWEPELLKNGLFDMAYGWDRHHTLNHIAKEGKKAKAWDDNFEADKARYEADDILMTFITNHDENSWNGTIQERMGAAWEVMTALSYVAPGMPLIYSGQEYGLNYRLKFFEKDEIPHAKGKEWEVLEKLGKLKTNNKALNGGKNAASYERLETDESTLAFIRKKGEDEVLFIANLTKEPIKITAPIQGAFTDYMNNTKFVLGSDAITLNPWEYKILLK; this is translated from the coding sequence ATGTCTGATGAAGTGATGGAAAATGCCATTATTTACGAAGCCAATATCCGTCAATATTCCAAAGAAGGAACTTTTGAGCAATTTACCAAAGACATTCCGCAACTAAAACAATTAGGAGTAAAAATTATATGGTTAATGCCTATACATCCGATATCAGAGGCAAAACGAAAAGCAACAGGAGGTAAGTTTGTTTCAGAACTTCCCGAAGAAGAACAAAAAAAGTACTTAGGTAGCTACTACGCAGTGTCTGATTATACCAAAATAAACCCTGAATTTGGTACTATTGAAGATTTTAGAAAATTGGTAAAAACAGCACACGATAACAATATGTATGTTATTTTAGATTGGGTACCCAACCATACAGGATGGGATCATACCTGGATACAAACCAATCCAGAATTTTATACCAAAAATGCCAAAGGAGAAATTACCGATCCTTTAAATGAAGATGGAACCCCAATTGGTTGGGAAGACGTGGCTGATTTAAACTATGACAATAAAGAGTTACGAAAAGCAATGATTAAAGATATGAGTTACTGGATTGATAATGAGGAAATAGACGGATTTCGTTGTGATGTAGCGGGCTATGTACCAACCGACTTTTGGCAACAAGCCATTCCGCAATTAAGAGCAAAAAAAGATATTTTTTTGTTAGCCGAAGCTTGGGAACCAGAACTTTTGAAAAACGGTTTGTTCGATATGGCATACGGTTGGGATAGACATCACACCTTAAACCACATCGCTAAAGAAGGTAAAAAAGCGAAGGCATGGGATGACAATTTTGAAGCAGATAAAGCTCGTTATGAGGCAGATGATATTTTGATGACCTTTATTACCAATCACGATGAAAACTCTTGGAACGGAACCATACAAGAACGCATGGGAGCTGCCTGGGAAGTAATGACAGCGTTGAGTTATGTAGCACCTGGAATGCCCTTAATTTATTCAGGTCAAGAATACGGATTAAATTACCGTTTGAAGTTTTTTGAAAAAGATGAAATTCCACATGCCAAAGGAAAAGAGTGGGAAGTATTAGAAAAATTAGGGAAACTAAAAACTAACAACAAAGCACTAAACGGAGGTAAGAACGCTGCTTCTTATGAACGTTTAGAAACAGATGAAAGCACCTTGGCTTTTATAAGAAAAAAAGGAGAAGATGAAGTTCTTTTTATTGCCAATCTAACAAAAGAACCCATAAAAATAACAGCACCCATACAAGGAGCGTTTACAGATTATATGAACAACACAAAATTTGTATTGGGTTCAGATGCAATTACATTAAATCCTTGGGAATATAAAATCTTACTAAAATAA
- a CDS encoding glycoside hydrolase family 31 protein, with translation MIEQNLKQLRSVIIMLGVWLISYTSLAQNAGRKFIKFEQQANENFIIKVNDGTYRIQFYTPEIVETTFIPEGQEFIKKSHAVVLVPKHHKTTLHQEENFISFKVKNGITVKIQKSPFKISYYYEGKELTSEKQGYQSQNDGEHIQLNLTPEEVLYGGGARALGMNRRGYRLQLYNRAHYGYETHAELMNYTMPIVISSKKYLLHFDNAPIGFLDLDSQKNNTLTYETISGRKTYQVIAGKTWVDILNNYTELTGKQPMLPRWALGNFASRFGYHSQKEVENTIQKFQDEKIPVDAIILDLYWFGKDIKGTMGNLEVYKDSFPDFEGMIQRLKKKGVKTITITEPFVLTTSTKWKEAVEKDVLAKDSVGNPAKYDFYFGNTGIIDIFKPEGKQWFWSVYEKLAKKGVAGVWGDLGEPEVHPDWVQHATGTANEVHNIYGHHWVKLVAEGYQEKFPTTRPFILMRAGYSGSQRYGMIPWSGDVNRTWGGLQSQPEIALQMGMQGLAFMHSDLGGFAGNNLDDELYVRWLQYGVFQPIFRPHAQEEVPAEPVFRESRAKQLAKEAIELRYKLLPYNYTLLYKNHKLGTPLMQPLFFEEESKHTQEVVSTYLWGSNFLISPITQSKITTQSIYFPNTSNWFDFYTGKKFAAGSTVSYKTSENSIPTFVRGGAFIPMAKPMQHTESYKGSNLDIHYYYDSEVVKSNDVMYNDDGVTPNAFEKGAYELLTFKSNNTTKRIILELKANTGENYNTNQKQIDFTIHNISKKPTYIKKCGKKIPFKWSPTTQKVQFSTDWNTKEVTKFKLKLTQ, from the coding sequence ATGATTGAACAGAATTTAAAACAACTCAGAAGCGTAATAATAATGCTGGGAGTTTGGCTCATAAGCTACACTTCTTTAGCACAAAATGCAGGTAGAAAATTTATAAAATTTGAGCAACAAGCAAACGAAAACTTTATCATAAAAGTAAATGACGGTACGTATCGAATACAATTTTACACGCCAGAAATAGTAGAAACCACTTTTATTCCCGAAGGTCAAGAATTCATAAAAAAATCACATGCAGTTGTTTTAGTTCCAAAACACCACAAAACAACACTCCATCAAGAAGAAAATTTTATTTCTTTCAAAGTTAAAAATGGAATTACAGTTAAAATTCAAAAATCTCCTTTTAAGATTTCCTATTACTATGAAGGAAAAGAATTAACCTCTGAAAAACAAGGATATCAATCACAAAATGACGGAGAACATATTCAGTTAAACCTTACTCCAGAGGAAGTTTTATATGGGGGCGGAGCCAGGGCCTTAGGAATGAATAGAAGAGGATATCGTTTGCAGCTATACAATAGGGCGCACTACGGATATGAAACACACGCTGAGTTAATGAATTACACCATGCCTATTGTGATTTCTTCCAAGAAATACCTACTTCATTTTGATAATGCACCCATAGGCTTTTTAGATTTAGATAGCCAAAAAAACAATACGTTGACCTATGAAACTATTTCGGGTCGTAAAACCTATCAAGTGATTGCAGGAAAAACATGGGTTGATATTCTAAACAATTACACAGAGTTAACAGGAAAACAACCGATGCTGCCCAGATGGGCATTAGGAAATTTCGCTAGTAGATTTGGATACCACTCTCAAAAAGAAGTAGAAAATACCATTCAAAAATTTCAAGACGAAAAAATTCCTGTAGATGCAATTATTTTAGACTTGTACTGGTTTGGAAAAGACATCAAGGGTACGATGGGAAATTTAGAAGTTTACAAAGACTCTTTTCCAGACTTTGAGGGAATGATACAACGATTAAAGAAAAAAGGAGTCAAAACAATTACCATCACCGAACCTTTTGTACTTACCACTTCAACGAAATGGAAAGAAGCCGTCGAAAAAGATGTTTTAGCAAAAGATTCCGTAGGAAATCCTGCCAAATACGATTTTTACTTCGGAAACACAGGTATTATAGATATTTTTAAACCCGAAGGAAAACAATGGTTTTGGTCTGTATACGAAAAGTTAGCTAAAAAAGGAGTCGCAGGAGTTTGGGGCGATTTAGGAGAACCAGAAGTACACCCCGATTGGGTACAACACGCTACAGGAACAGCTAATGAAGTTCACAACATTTATGGGCATCATTGGGTTAAATTAGTAGCAGAAGGCTATCAAGAAAAATTCCCAACAACTCGTCCTTTTATACTCATGAGAGCAGGATATTCAGGCTCGCAACGATATGGTATGATTCCTTGGTCGGGCGATGTGAATAGAACCTGGGGAGGCTTACAAAGTCAACCAGAAATAGCCTTACAAATGGGAATGCAAGGACTCGCTTTTATGCACAGCGATTTAGGAGGTTTCGCAGGAAACAATTTAGACGATGAATTGTATGTACGGTGGCTACAATATGGCGTGTTTCAGCCTATTTTTAGACCCCACGCACAAGAAGAAGTGCCCGCCGAACCCGTTTTTAGAGAATCTCGCGCCAAACAATTAGCCAAAGAAGCAATAGAACTAAGATATAAATTACTGCCTTACAATTATACCCTACTATATAAAAACCACAAATTAGGCACCCCATTAATGCAACCGTTGTTTTTTGAAGAAGAAAGCAAACACACCCAAGAGGTAGTATCTACCTACTTATGGGGATCTAATTTTTTAATATCACCCATAACCCAATCAAAAATAACCACACAATCCATTTACTTTCCAAACACCTCCAATTGGTTTGATTTTTACACCGGTAAAAAGTTTGCTGCAGGAAGTACGGTTTCGTATAAAACAAGTGAAAATTCAATCCCAACATTTGTAAGAGGAGGAGCATTTATACCAATGGCAAAACCAATGCAACACACAGAAAGTTACAAGGGTTCTAACTTAGATATACATTATTACTACGATTCAGAAGTTGTAAAAAGCAACGATGTAATGTATAACGACGACGGTGTAACACCCAATGCTTTTGAAAAAGGAGCCTATGAGCTGTTAACCTTCAAAAGTAACAATACAACAAAACGAATAATTTTAGAATTGAAGGCGAATACTGGCGAAAACTATAATACCAACCAAAAGCAAATAGATTTTACCATTCATAACATATCGAAAAAACCAACATACATTAAAAAATGTGGTAAAAAAATACCTTTTAAGTGGAGCCCAACCACCCAAAAAGTACAATTTTCTACCGATTGGAATACAAAAGAGGTAACCAAATTCAAACTCAAACTAACCCAATAG
- a CDS encoding LacI family DNA-binding transcriptional regulator, translating into MKPRITIKTIAKELGVSISTVSKALKDSYEISQETKDRIKAYADYYNYRPNNLALQLRNQKTKVIGIILPQIVHHFFSTVIKGVEQEASSRGYSTMVCFSNDEEKKEVETISLLTNGSVDGLLVSMAKETLENQHFQHFKKLIEDEVPLVLFDRTHEAIECDKVIVDDLSAGYKATQHLLDQNCKNIAIITTPKHVTVGLHRERGYEKALVEAGIKIDRKLIIEIDEKQDIYLQILALFNQKIDAVFAVNEIYAAIAIRVAKEKKMKIPDDISIVGFTDGLISEYSSPSITTVAQHGFTMGKQAAEMLIDRIENDKQEKQIQTKVISSNLKIRESSRFLKN; encoded by the coding sequence ATGAAACCGAGAATTACCATAAAGACAATAGCTAAAGAGTTGGGGGTGTCTATTTCAACGGTATCTAAGGCACTCAAAGATAGCTATGAGATAAGTCAAGAAACGAAAGATAGAATAAAAGCGTATGCAGATTATTACAATTATCGCCCAAATAACTTAGCATTACAATTAAGAAATCAAAAAACAAAAGTAATAGGCATCATACTACCACAAATAGTTCATCACTTTTTTTCAACGGTAATTAAAGGAGTTGAACAAGAAGCAAGTAGTAGGGGGTATAGTACCATGGTTTGTTTTTCTAATGATGAAGAAAAAAAGGAGGTAGAAACAATAAGCTTGTTAACGAATGGTAGTGTAGATGGCTTGCTGGTTTCTATGGCTAAAGAAACATTAGAAAATCAACATTTTCAACATTTTAAAAAGCTAATTGAAGATGAAGTTCCTTTAGTTTTGTTTGATAGAACCCATGAAGCTATTGAATGTGATAAGGTAATTGTAGATGATTTAAGTGCAGGCTATAAAGCAACACAGCATTTATTAGATCAAAACTGTAAAAACATAGCAATAATAACTACCCCTAAACATGTAACTGTTGGCTTGCACAGAGAAAGAGGATATGAGAAAGCTTTAGTTGAAGCAGGTATTAAAATTGACAGAAAATTAATTATAGAAATTGATGAAAAGCAAGATATTTATCTTCAAATACTAGCACTATTTAATCAAAAGATAGATGCGGTGTTTGCTGTTAATGAAATTTATGCAGCAATCGCTATTAGGGTTGCCAAGGAAAAGAAAATGAAGATACCAGATGATATTTCGATAGTTGGTTTTACAGACGGACTCATATCTGAATACTCGTCACCATCAATAACAACAGTAGCACAACACGGGTTTACTATGGGAAAACAGGCCGCTGAGATGTTGATTGACAGAATAGAAAATGACAAGCAAGAAAAACAAATTCAAACAAAAGTAATATCAAGTAACTTAAAGATAAGAGAATCTAGTAGATTTTTAAAAAACTAA
- the pgmB gene encoding beta-phosphoglucomutase — MNTKGFIFDLDGVIVDTAKYHFLAWKKLANGIGIDFTHEQNEQLKGVSRVKSLEKILSWGNKVISDDEFSELISKKNNDYLSYIEQMSTQEILPDIPKVLNYLTDNNIPVALGSASKNARAILQKVNLISKFNVIVDGNDVTKAKPNPEVFLTAAQNLEVAPENCVVFEDSLAGIEAAKNANMIAIGIGDVTILNKADFVFKDFTEIDLEFIAQL; from the coding sequence ATGAATACCAAAGGATTTATTTTTGATTTAGATGGTGTTATCGTTGACACCGCCAAATATCATTTCTTAGCTTGGAAAAAGCTAGCGAATGGTATAGGAATAGATTTTACACACGAGCAAAATGAACAATTAAAAGGAGTAAGTCGTGTAAAATCGCTTGAAAAAATTTTAAGCTGGGGAAATAAGGTGATTTCTGATGATGAATTTTCGGAACTCATTAGTAAAAAAAACAACGACTATTTGAGTTATATAGAACAAATGAGCACACAAGAGATTTTACCAGACATACCTAAAGTACTTAACTATTTAACCGATAATAACATTCCTGTAGCCTTAGGGTCTGCCAGCAAAAATGCAAGAGCAATACTTCAAAAGGTAAACCTAATTTCAAAATTTAATGTTATTGTAGATGGCAATGATGTAACAAAAGCAAAACCCAACCCAGAAGTGTTTTTAACTGCCGCACAAAATTTAGAAGTAGCTCCTGAAAATTGCGTGGTATTTGAAGATTCTTTGGCAGGCATTGAAGCAGCTAAAAATGCGAATATGATAGCCATAGGAATTGGAGATGTAACTATTTTAAACAAAGCAGATTTTGTTTTCAAAGATTTTACAGAAATAGATCTTGAATTTATAGCTCAACTATAA
- a CDS encoding MFS transporter, whose protein sequence is MIKRKLSFWEIWNMSFGFLGIQFGFALQGGFMSRIFQTLGAGKEDIPLLWIAAPLTGLIVQPIIGYMSDRTWSPKWGRRRPYFLIGAILSSFALFFVPHSSALWMAAGFLWILDASINISMEPFRALVADKLPDSQRSYGFVVQTLIIGIGTWVASNLPWFVSKLGVSDTAEIGVVPMSVKVAFAIGAFVFLLSILYTVFTTTEYPPEDMEEFEREKAQKNQFIPNIVNNIGNMPLTMKKLGVIQFFSWFAFFTMWSMANPALTEHVFKTPAPVEATYNMNISEQKEAFDIANTAFQKSSNLVGSYMGIYGLSSMAFALLLVFYTAKRRINRKYVHMFSLLLGGIGFMMMKYIPSHEYLTISFILIGFAWGSILSMPYAMLSSSVDPKKMGVIMGIFNMFIVIPQITAAVGGVNFVSNLFGKETINAMMVAGLSLIIAALSNFLITNKNAITYQPETE, encoded by the coding sequence ATGATTAAGCGTAAATTAAGTTTCTGGGAAATCTGGAATATGAGTTTTGGATTTTTAGGAATTCAGTTCGGGTTTGCCCTTCAGGGTGGTTTCATGTCACGAATTTTTCAAACATTAGGTGCCGGAAAGGAAGATATTCCTTTGCTATGGATTGCTGCACCCTTAACAGGATTAATAGTACAACCCATTATTGGATACATGAGTGATAGAACATGGAGTCCGAAATGGGGAAGAAGAAGACCTTATTTTTTAATAGGGGCTATTCTTAGCTCTTTTGCACTATTTTTTGTGCCACATTCATCCGCTTTGTGGATGGCAGCTGGTTTTTTATGGATTTTAGATGCTTCCATAAATATATCTATGGAACCTTTTAGAGCACTTGTGGCAGATAAGCTACCAGACTCTCAACGTTCTTATGGCTTTGTAGTACAAACTTTAATTATTGGAATAGGTACCTGGGTTGCAAGTAACTTACCTTGGTTTGTTTCTAAGCTTGGAGTAAGTGACACTGCCGAAATAGGAGTTGTTCCCATGTCTGTTAAGGTAGCCTTTGCCATCGGAGCTTTTGTCTTTTTACTCAGCATTCTGTACACTGTTTTTACGACTACAGAATACCCACCAGAAGATATGGAGGAGTTTGAAAGGGAAAAAGCCCAAAAGAATCAATTTATACCAAATATTGTAAATAATATAGGTAACATGCCACTAACCATGAAAAAGTTAGGGGTAATACAGTTTTTTAGCTGGTTTGCCTTTTTTACAATGTGGAGTATGGCGAATCCTGCACTTACCGAGCATGTTTTTAAAACACCTGCTCCAGTAGAGGCAACATACAACATGAACATTTCAGAGCAAAAAGAAGCTTTCGATATTGCTAACACTGCTTTTCAAAAATCATCTAACTTAGTAGGTTCTTACATGGGGATTTACGGACTTTCCTCAATGGCTTTTGCCTTGTTATTAGTGTTTTATACAGCCAAACGAAGAATAAACAGAAAATATGTGCACATGTTCTCGTTATTGTTAGGAGGCATTGGGTTTATGATGATGAAGTATATACCTTCCCATGAGTACTTAACGATATCTTTTATTTTAATAGGTTTTGCCTGGGGTAGCATTTTATCGATGCCATACGCCATGCTATCAAGCTCTGTAGACCCCAAAAAAATGGGAGTTATCATGGGAATATTCAATATGTTTATTGTAATTCCACAAATTACAGCAGCAGTAGGAGGTGTGAATTTTGTTTCAAACCTTTTTGGTAAAGAAACCATAAATGCGATGATGGTTGCTGGCTTAAGTTTGATAATAGCCGCATTGAGCAACTTTCTAATAACGAACAAAAACGCAATTACTTACCAGCCAGAAACTGAATAA
- a CDS encoding alpha-amylase family glycosyl hydrolase, giving the protein MKKQIVAFLGIILLLASCADKKNDANVKQEPTTVKIPFDWNAANLYFLLTDRFNNGDTTNDVNFSRTEKTGKYRGFEGGDLKGITQKIREGYFTKLGVNAIWMTPIVEQIKGGTDEGNGFTYAYHGYWTKDWTQLDPNFGTIADLKELIKVAHENDIRVLLDAVVNHTGPVTEKDEVWENTWVRTSPQCMYKDYESTIRCTLVKNLPDVLTEKNTDVELPKQLVEKWKSEGRYEQEVAELDEFFKKTGYPRAPRFYIMKWLADYIAEFGIDGYRVDTVKHTEENVWQEFRKICDEAYNQFKQKHPKQYLSENFYLVGEVYGYGIGGKQLYDFGDKKVNYFDKAFNSLINFEFKWNAKQVPNYEATFSRYDSILHTDLKGYGVLNYLSSHDDGEPFDAQRAKPYEMATKLLLTPGTAQIYYGDETARPLEIDGAEGDANLRSPMNWEDVAKEETKKILAHWQKLGKFRKKHPSVGAGKHTMLSETPYIFKREYSKENYQDKVIVGLDLPVGNKTIQVAETFNNSEELYDAYSNQKIKVIDGNVSFSSPFTIVLLEKYK; this is encoded by the coding sequence ATGAAAAAACAAATAGTAGCTTTTTTAGGAATAATACTACTCTTAGCCTCATGTGCGGATAAAAAAAATGATGCCAACGTTAAACAAGAACCGACAACTGTTAAAATTCCGTTCGACTGGAATGCTGCAAATTTATATTTTTTACTAACAGACAGGTTCAATAACGGAGATACAACTAACGATGTTAACTTTAGCAGAACAGAAAAGACTGGAAAATACCGTGGTTTTGAAGGAGGTGATTTAAAAGGAATTACACAAAAAATAAGAGAAGGATATTTTACAAAATTAGGAGTCAATGCTATTTGGATGACACCAATTGTAGAACAAATTAAAGGAGGAACTGATGAAGGAAACGGTTTTACCTATGCCTATCATGGTTATTGGACAAAAGATTGGACACAACTCGACCCTAACTTCGGAACTATTGCTGATTTGAAAGAATTAATCAAAGTAGCCCATGAAAATGATATTAGAGTTTTGTTAGATGCGGTGGTAAACCATACAGGACCCGTAACAGAAAAAGATGAGGTATGGGAAAACACTTGGGTAAGAACAAGCCCCCAGTGTATGTATAAAGACTATGAAAGTACCATTCGCTGTACCCTAGTAAAAAACCTTCCCGATGTATTAACAGAAAAAAATACCGATGTAGAACTGCCAAAACAATTGGTAGAAAAATGGAAAAGTGAAGGCAGATACGAACAAGAAGTAGCAGAATTAGATGAATTCTTTAAAAAAACAGGATACCCACGTGCACCACGATTTTACATCATGAAATGGTTGGCAGACTACATAGCTGAGTTTGGAATTGATGGCTACAGAGTAGACACAGTAAAACATACAGAAGAAAACGTATGGCAAGAATTTAGAAAAATTTGTGATGAAGCCTATAACCAATTCAAACAAAAACACCCAAAACAATATTTAAGTGAAAACTTTTATTTAGTAGGAGAAGTTTATGGCTACGGAATTGGTGGAAAACAATTATACGATTTTGGAGATAAAAAAGTAAACTATTTTGACAAAGCATTCAACAGTTTGATAAATTTTGAATTCAAATGGAATGCGAAGCAAGTACCGAATTATGAAGCAACTTTTTCTCGATACGATAGCATCTTACATACCGATTTAAAAGGATACGGAGTGCTGAACTATTTGTCGTCACACGACGATGGAGAGCCGTTTGACGCACAAAGAGCAAAACCCTATGAAATGGCTACCAAGTTATTATTAACTCCCGGAACCGCTCAAATTTACTACGGAGATGAAACAGCACGTCCTCTAGAAATTGACGGAGCTGAGGGAGATGCCAACTTACGCTCACCAATGAATTGGGAGGATGTAGCAAAAGAAGAAACCAAAAAAATACTAGCGCATTGGCAAAAACTAGGAAAATTTAGAAAAAAGCACCCTTCGGTAGGAGCAGGCAAACATACCATGCTATCTGAAACACCATATATTTTTAAAAGAGAATATTCAAAAGAAAATTACCAAGACAAAGTAATCGTTGGTTTAGATCTACCCGTTGGTAACAAAACGATACAAGTAGCTGAAACCTTTAACAATAGTGAAGAACTATACGATGCCTACTCAAATCAAAAAATAAAAGTAATAGATGGAAATGTATCATTTTCATCTCCGTTCACCATAGTATTATTAGAAAAATATAAGTAA
- a CDS encoding glycoside hydrolase family 65 protein, translating into MNQNYIIPNEWSIVEEGFDTTKVKSSESLFSIGNGAMGQRANFEEDYSGDTFQGSYIAGVYYPDKTRVGWWKNGYPEYFAKVLNAPNWIGIHITINGETLDLATCKKVTNFRRELNMKEGWLARSFQATLPTGMEVKVNTKRFLSLELEEVGAIEYTVTPVNEYATIEFSPYLDVAIINEDSNWDDKFWEIVSTSFDEKQAFIHTHTLKTEFHVCTFMESKVFIDSQKVYQVPVKKISNSKIAFTYKVEVAPTEKATLHKFAGYTADRNYRKEELVIAAQKTLEKAVNMGFNDLLELQKQAWLKIWNMADIIIEGDVKAQQGIRFNIFQLNQTYLGTDPQLNIGPKGFTGEKYGGSTYWDTEAYCIPFYMATKDQQVARNLLEYRYHHLDKAIENAEKLGFKNGAALYPMVTMNGEECHNEWEITFEEIHRNGAISFAIYNYYRYTGDYSYIPEKGLEVLIGIARFWQQRVNFSTAKNKYVILGVTGPNEYENNVNNNWYTNYIAKWCIEYALESIEKVKTEYASDYERIMAKTNLSEAEMLHMKDVVKNMYFPFSEKHQVYLQQDGFLDKELITVADLDVSQRPINQKWSWDRILRSPYIKQADVLQGFYFFEDHFTDEELERHFDFYEPFTVHESSLSPCVHSVQAAKLNRMEQAYTFYLRTSRLDLDDYNKEVEEGLHITSMAGTWMSIVEGFGGMRVEDNILSFEPKIPKQWQGYSFKVNFRGQILKVSVDQYDTKFELEGSKELEILVNNKTVIVSPNNLITV; encoded by the coding sequence ATGAATCAGAATTATATCATACCCAACGAATGGAGCATAGTAGAAGAAGGATTTGATACCACTAAGGTAAAATCATCTGAAAGCCTTTTTAGTATTGGTAATGGAGCTATGGGACAAAGAGCTAATTTTGAAGAAGATTATTCAGGTGATACTTTTCAAGGAAGTTATATTGCAGGAGTGTATTATCCAGATAAAACCAGAGTTGGATGGTGGAAAAATGGCTATCCTGAGTACTTTGCAAAAGTATTAAATGCTCCTAACTGGATAGGAATTCACATAACTATTAACGGAGAAACACTAGATTTAGCTACCTGTAAAAAAGTAACCAATTTCAGAAGAGAATTAAATATGAAAGAAGGTTGGTTAGCAAGAAGTTTTCAAGCGACTTTACCAACAGGCATGGAGGTAAAAGTAAACACAAAACGCTTTTTAAGTTTAGAGCTAGAAGAAGTAGGAGCCATTGAGTATACTGTAACCCCAGTAAACGAATATGCAACTATTGAATTTTCTCCTTATTTAGACGTGGCAATAATCAATGAAGATAGTAATTGGGATGATAAGTTTTGGGAGATAGTAAGTACTTCTTTCGATGAAAAACAAGCTTTTATTCATACACATACCCTAAAAACAGAATTTCATGTATGTACTTTTATGGAATCGAAAGTATTTATTGATTCACAAAAAGTTTATCAGGTTCCTGTTAAAAAAATTAGTAACAGCAAAATAGCATTTACCTATAAAGTTGAGGTAGCACCTACTGAAAAAGCTACCTTACATAAGTTTGCAGGATATACTGCTGATAGAAATTACCGTAAAGAAGAGTTGGTAATTGCTGCTCAAAAAACTCTTGAAAAAGCTGTAAATATGGGCTTTAATGATTTATTAGAGCTTCAAAAACAAGCATGGTTGAAAATTTGGAATATGGCAGATATCATCATAGAAGGTGATGTAAAAGCGCAGCAAGGAATACGTTTCAATATATTTCAATTAAACCAAACCTATCTAGGAACCGACCCTCAGCTAAATATTGGTCCGAAAGGATTCACAGGAGAAAAATACGGAGGAAGTACCTATTGGGATACAGAAGCCTATTGCATACCTTTTTACATGGCTACTAAAGACCAGCAAGTAGCGAGAAACCTCTTAGAATATCGTTATCATCACTTAGATAAAGCAATAGAAAATGCCGAAAAACTAGGATTTAAAAACGGAGCTGCTTTGTACCCTATGGTAACCATGAATGGCGAAGAATGCCATAACGAATGGGAAATTACCTTCGAAGAAATTCACCGAAACGGGGCTATTTCTTTTGCAATTTATAACTACTACCGTTATACAGGAGACTACTCATATATCCCTGAAAAAGGATTAGAAGTTTTAATAGGGATTGCTCGTTTTTGGCAACAACGAGTAAATTTTTCTACAGCAAAAAACAAATATGTAATTTTAGGAGTAACTGGCCCTAACGAATATGAAAATAATGTTAATAACAATTGGTACACCAACTATATAGCCAAATGGTGCATAGAATACGCTTTAGAAAGTATTGAAAAAGTAAAAACAGAGTACGCTTCAGATTATGAAAGAATCATGGCAAAAACCAATCTTTCTGAAGCAGAAATGTTACACATGAAAGACGTAGTAAAAAACATGTACTTTCCCTTTTCAGAAAAGCATCAAGTTTATTTACAACAAGATGGTTTCTTAGATAAAGAACTAATTACAGTTGCCGATTTAGACGTTTCACAAAGACCTATCAATCAAAAATGGAGTTGGGATAGAATTTTACGCTCTCCCTACATAAAGCAAGCGGATGTACTTCAAGGATTTTATTTTTTCGAAGACCATTTTACCGATGAAGAATTAGAGCGTCATTTTGATTTTTATGAACCTTTTACCGTACATGAAAGCTCACTTTCCCCTTGTGTACATAGTGTACAAGCAGCTAAGTTAAATAGAATGGAGCAAGCATATACATTTTATTTAAGAACCTCTCGCTTAGATTTAGATGACTACAACAAAGAAGTAGAAGAAGGCTTACATATAACTTCTATGGCAGGAACTTGGATGAGTATTGTAGAAGGCTTTGGAGGTATGCGTGTTGAAGATAACATATTAAGTTTTGAACCTAAAATTCCAAAACAATGGCAAGGCTACTCCTTTAAAGTAAACTTTAGGGGACAAATACTTAAAGTGTCTGTAGACCAGTACGATACAAAATTTGAGTTAGAAGGAAGTAAAGAATTAGAAATCTTGGTGAATAACAAAACCGTAATTGTTTCTCCTAATAATTTAATTACCGTTTAA